From the genome of Silene latifolia isolate original U9 population unplaced genomic scaffold, ASM4854445v1 scaffold_290, whole genome shotgun sequence, one region includes:
- the LOC141639179 gene encoding snakin-2-like: MTTSKALIVSLFFSLLVLHVVQASQSNPSQLGSKTVSGTSAGNVVTGAKIDCTAACGVRCSATKRPNLCKRACGSCCRDCNCVPPGTSGNYEACPCYANKTTHGNIRKCP; this comes from the exons ATGACTACTTCTAAAGCTCTAATTGTTTCTCTGTTCTTTTCTCTACTTGTTCTTCATGTTGTCCAAGCTTCGCAATCAAATCCTAGCCAATTG GGAAGCAAGACTGTAAGTGGAACAAGTGCTGGAAATGTGGTTACGGGTGCTAAAATTG ATTGCACGGCTGCGTGTGGTGTAAGGTGCAGCGCAACAAAGAGGCCAAATCTGTGTAAAAGGGCTTGTGGAAGTTGTTGCAGGGACTGCAATTGTGTGCCACCTGGCACCTCCGGCAATTATGAAGCCTGTCCTTGTTACGCTAACAAGACCACCCATGGCAATATCCGCAAATGTCCTTAG